From the genome of Vitis riparia cultivar Riparia Gloire de Montpellier isolate 1030 chromosome 2, EGFV_Vit.rip_1.0, whole genome shotgun sequence, one region includes:
- the LOC117927146 gene encoding SUN domain-containing protein 5, with protein MKKPRNGSINTKFCGNSENRKSFFELSLSLIFSLWCLVFLFYSKRGLSHGNGANSHPDNRSMPYSTVCNGELCNSAYSYVANGSSNHMNGTLLEFNISMHRNESAIPRDSENPEFSLKEASSLEELVWSILGYTALVCEVQLQPLEEQKKHIAEQIPSERTHSTYINLDEFRNTTRQERSWSMPSQLVNITHHLEPDGTEYNYASVSKGAKVVAHNKEAKGASNILGKDHDKYLRNACSVGEKFVVVELAEETLVDAIKIANFEHYSSNVKEFTLSGSLSYPTEKWFLLGNFVAANVKHAQSFKLPEPKWVRYLKLNLITHYGSEFYCILSVFEVYGVDAIERMLEDLIVANEDPTPGKFVNPNSSSMPSSEPIDRKIKGELQIGVGKGTENTGDAPIARVGMMKDPAAMHKIPDPVVEVRQMPTGRIPGDTVLKILMQKVRSLELNLSVLEEYIKELNRREGNVLPELDKELSRISLLLEKSRAEIKDLLEWKEITEKGITDLESWKTAVSSQVQELARENDMLRLDVKKVVTEQSSLENKELAVVAVSFSIACVAVLKLVSDRVLTLFGAAQSGEVGRKSRGWVLILVSSSMMIFITFLCS; from the exons ATGAAGAAACCTCGAAATGGCTccataaatacaaaattttgtgGCAACAGTGAGAATAGGAAGAGCTTCTTCGAACTCTCTTTGTCTCTGATCTTCTCACTGTGGTGCCTTGTGTTCTTGTTCTACTCTAAGCGTGGCCTCAGCCATGGAAATGGAG CAAATTCACATCCTGACAACAGAAGCATGCCTTATTCTACTGTTTGCAATGGTGAACTTTGCAACAGTGCATACTCATATGTTGCAAATGGAAGCAGTAATCATATGAATGGGACACTGCTAGAGTTTAATATTTCTATGCACAGAAATGAATCCGCCATTCCTCGTGACTCTGAAAATCCGGAGTTCTCACTTAAGGAGGCAAGTAGCTTAGAGGAATTAGTCTGGAGTATTCTAGGTTACACTGCTTTAGTCTGTGAAGTACAGCTACAGCCACTAGAAGAACAGAAGAAACATATAGCAGAACAAATACCCAGTGAAAGAACTCACTCCACTTATATAAATCTTGATGAGTTTCGAAACACAACAAGGCAGGAAAGAAGCTGGAGCATGCCTAGTCAGCTTGTGAATATTACCCACCACCTTGAGCCTGATGGAACAGAGTATAACTATGCCTCTGTATCGAAAGGTGCAAAGGTGGTGGCTCATAACAAGGAAGCAAAAGGAGCAAGTAACATATTGGGGAAGGATCATGATAAATACCTGAGAAATGCTTGTTCTGTTGGCGAGAAGTTTGTTGTGGTTGAACTTGCTGAGGAAACGTTGGTTGATGCAATCAAAATTGCGAATTTTGAACATTATTCATCAAATGTAAAGGAATTTACGTTGTCTGGTAGTTTAAGTTATCCAACTGAAAAATGGTTCCTACTGGGTAATTTTGTTGCAGCAAATGTCAAGCATGCTCAAAGCTTTAAGTTGCCTGAACCGAAATGGGTTAGGTACTTGAAACTGAATTTAATCACTCATTATGGATCTGAATTTTACTGTATACTGAGTGTTTTCGAGGTGTATGGAGTTGATGCAATCGAGCGGATGCTAGAAGATCTCATTGTGGCTAATGAAGACCCCACTCCAGGGAAATTTGTGAATCCTAATTCAAGTTCAATGCCTTCTTCAGAACCAATTGACAGGAAAATTAAAGGTGAATTGCAAATTGGGGTTGGTAAAGGTACAGAGAACACTGGTGATGCACCAATTGCTAGAGTAGGCATGATGAAGGATCCAGCGGCCATGCATAAGATTCCTGACCCTGTAGTGGAAGTTAGACAGATGCCAACTGGTAGAATACCTGGTGACACTGTTCTCAAGATCTTGATGCAGAAAGTGAGGTCACTTGAGCTGAACTTGTCTGTGTTGGAGGAGTATATCAAAGAACTGAACCGAAGAGAGGGGAACGTTTTGCCAGAGCTTGATAAAGAGCTATCTAGAATCTCGTTGCTTTTGGAGAAGAGCAGAGCAGAAATAAAGGATCTCTTGGAATGGAAGGAGATTACG GAGAAAGGAATTACGGATCTTGAATCATGGAAAACTGCTGTCTCATCTCAAGTGCAGGAATTGGCCAGAGAAAATGACATGTTAAG GCTGGATGTTAAGAAGGTAGTAACCGAGCAGAGTAGTCTGGAGAACAAAGAACTGGCCGTTGTTGCAGTAAGCTTCTCCATTGCATGTGTAGCAGTTCTGAAGCTGGTTTCAGACCGGGTTTTGACACTTTTTGGGGCGGCTCAGTCCGGCGAGGTTGGCCGGAAAAGTAGAGGTTGGGTTTTGATACTTGTTAGCAGCAGCATGATGATATTCATCACCTTTCTTTGTAGTTAG
- the LOC117927557 gene encoding F-box protein SKIP8, translating into MEIASSFAGDFSFLQFLVALVVSGLCLVCALFAVRFSPASFGRKSRSVESDGGGSGGSLRKACSCACLCRSAESGPATAAAAAYLNGGAEEMLDRALVVSERQTGASMMEQLVPEITTHALSYLDYPSLCRLSMTNSLMRKAANDDNAWKALYHKDFTLEQDSVTPTNGWKAYYAATRAIVNINAEFFNIIRERSITSMSRLWFNADYVKCVHASGELFTGYNAVIESWQLAFNWDQGVDFQVRDVRARVLTDMAWVTMKTFVDMETGPFNVTNVFEFHNGRWFMVHHHSSVLIDGEVDQQIVNG; encoded by the exons aTGGAGATTGCCTCTAGCTTTGCAGGCgatttctcatttttgcagTTTTTAGTAGCGCTAGTGGTGTCCGGACTCTGTTTGGTGTGCGCTCTGTTCGCCGTCCGATTTTCTCCGGCGTCGTTTGGCCGGAAATCGAGATCAGTGGAATCGGACGGGGGCGGGAGTGGGGGTTCATTGAGAAAGGCGTGTTCTTGTGCTTGTTTGTGTAGGAGTGCGGAGTCAGGACCGGCGACGGCGGCTGCGGCGGCGTACTTGAACGGTGGTGCAGAGGAGATGCTAGATAGGGCTCTGGTGGTATCGGAGCGGCAGACGGGGGCCTCGATGATGGAGCAGTTGGTGCCGGAGATTACGACTCATGCGCTGAGTTACTTGGATTATCCGAGTCTGTGCCGGCTTTCGATGACCAATTCGTTAATGCGGAAGGCTGCGAATGATGATAATGCATGGAAAGCGCTCTATCACAAG gaTTTCACATTGGAACAAGACAGTGTGACACCAACCAATGGATGGAAGGCTTACTATGCAGCTACAAGAGCCATTGTGAATATCAATGCGGAATTCTTTAACATCATCAGAGAAAGATCAATTACATCGATGAGTCGTCTTTGGTTTAATGCAGATTATGTGAAGTGTGTTCACGCCTCAGGAGAGCTTTTCACAGG GTACAATGCAGTAATAGAGAGCTGGCAGCTTGCCTTCAACTGGGACCAAGGTGTCGACTTCCAGGTACGGGATGTAAGGGCTCGGGTGCTTACAGACATGGCTTGGGTCACAATGAAAACCTTCGTTGACATGGAAACTGGGCCATTTAACGTAACAAATGTTTTTGAGTTCCATAATGGCCGGTGGTTTATGGTGCACCATCATAGCTCTGTGCTCATTGATGGAGAGGTGGATCAACAGATTGTGAATGggtag